The following nucleotide sequence is from Saccharothrix texasensis.
CCGGCACCAAGACCGCCACGCCCGTCTTCGACGGCGCCAAGGAGGACGAGATCACGGGCCTGCTCGGCTCGACGATCCCGAACCGCGACGGCGAGCGGATGGTCAAGGAGAACGGCAAGGCGGTGCTCCTCGACGGGCGCAGCGGCGAGCCGTACCCCTTCCCGGTGTCGGTCGGCTACATGTACATCCTGAAGCTGCTGCACCTGGTCGACGACAAGATCCACGCCCGTTCGACCGGCCCGTACTCGATGATCACGCAGCAGCCGCTGGGTGGTAAGGCGCAGTTCGGTGGTCAGCGGTTCGGTGAGATGGAGTGCTGGGCGATGCAGGCGTACGGCGCCGCGTACACGCTCCAGGAACTGCTCACGATCAAGTCCGACGACGTGCTCGGCCGCGTGAAGGTCTACGAGGCCATCGTCAAGGGCGAGAACATCCCGGAACCGGGTATCCCGGAGTCCTTCAAGGTGCTGCTCAAGGAGCTGCAGTCGCTGTGCCTCAACGTCGAGGTGCTGTCTTCGGACGGCGCCGCGATCGAGATGCGCGACGGCGACGACGAGGACCTGGAGCGCGCGGCCGCGAACCTCGGCATCAACCTGTCGAGGTCCGAGTCGCCCTCCGTGGACGACGTCGTCAACTGACGCTCGCCGGTCACCGGGGACGCCTCCCGCGTCCCCGGTGACCCAGCCACCAGCACCCCAAGCAGCACCGAACCAAAAAGGGGAAGAGAGTAGACGTGCTCGACGTCAACTTCTTCGATGAGCTTCGCATCGGTCTTGCGACCGCGGACGACATTCGCCAGTGGTCCTTCGGCGAGGTCAAGAAGCCCGAGACCATCAACTACCGCACGCTCAAGCCGGAGAAGGACGGCTTGTTCTGCGAGAAGATCTTCGGTCCCACCCGGGACTGGGAGTGCTACTGCGGCAAGTACAAGCGCGTGCGCTTCAAGGGCATCATCTGCGAGCGCTGCGGCGTCGAGGTGACCCGCGCCAAGGTGCGCCGTGAGCGGATGGGCCACATCGAACTGGCCGCGCCCGTCACGCACATCTGGTACTTCAAGGGCGTCCCCAGCCGGTTGGGCTACCTGCTCGACCTGGCGCCCAAGGACCTCGAGAAGATCATCTACTTCGCGGCCTACGTCATCGTGGGCGTGAACACCGAGCTGCGCCACAACGACCTGCCGACGCTCGAGAACGAGATGCAGGTCGAGCGCAAGCGGGTCGAGAACCGGCGTGACGCCGACGTCGAGGCCCGCGCGCAGAAGCTGGAAGCCGACCTGGCCGAGCTGGAGGCGGAGGGCGCCAAGTCCGACGTCCGCCGCAAGGTCAAGGAGGGCGGCGAGCGCGAGATGCGCCAGCTCCGCGACCGGGCCCAGCGCGAGCTGGACCGGCTCGACGAGATCTGGTCCACCTTCACCAAGCTCGAGCGCGCCCAGCTGATCGCGGACGAGCTGCTCTACCGCGAGCTGTACGACCGCTACGGCGACTACTTCACCGGCGCCATGGGCGCGGAGGCCATCCAGCGGCTGCTGGGTGACTACGACGTCGACGCCGAGGCCGACGTGCTGCGCGAGACGATCCGCAGCGGCAAGGGCCAGAAGAAGCTGCGCGCCCTCAAGCGGTTGAAGGTCGTGGCCGCCTTCCAGGCGACCCGCAACAACCCGCAGGGCATGGTCCTGGACTGCGTGCCGGTCATCCCGCCGGACCTGCGCCCGATGGTGCAGCTCGACGGTGGCCGCTTCGCCACGTCCGACCTGAACGACCTGTACCGCCGCGTCATCAACCGCAACAACCGCCTCAAGCGACTGATCGACCTCGGCGCGCCCGAGATCATCGTCAACAACGAGAAGCGGATGCTGCAGGAGGCCGTCGACGCGCTGTTCGACAACGGCCGCCGCGGCCGGCCGGTGACGGGCCCGGGCAACCGGCCGCTCAAGTCGCTGTCCGACCTGCTCAAGGGCAAGCAGGGCCGGTTCCGCCAGAACCTGCTCGGCAAGCGCGTCGACTACTCGGGCCGTTCGGTCATCGTGGTCGGCCCGCAGCTGAAGCTGCACCAGTGCGGCCTGCCCAAGCAGATGGCGCTGGAGCTGTTCAAGCCGTTCGTGATGAAGCGGCTGGTCGACCTCAACCACGCGCAGAACATCAAGTCCGCCAAGCGGATGGTGGAGCGCGCGCGCCCCGCCGTGTGGGACGTGCTCGAAGAGGTCATCACCGAGCACCCCGTGCTGCTGAACCGCGCGCCCACGCTGCACCGGCTGGGCATCCAGGCCTTCGAGCCGCAGCTGGTCGAGGGCAAGGCCATCCAGCTGCACCCGCTGGTCTGCGAGGCGTTCAACGCCGACTTCGACGGTGACCAGATGGCGGTCCACCTGCCGCTGTCCGCCGAGGCGCAGGCCGAGGCGCGCGTGCTGATGCTGTCGTCGAACAACATCCTCTCGCCCGCGTCGGGCAAGCCGCTGGCCATGCCGCGTCTGGACATGGTGACCGGCCTGTACCACCTGACCCGGCACAAGAAGGACGACCTCGGCGAGGGCCAGGCCTACTCCTCGCCCGCCGAGGCGCTGATGGCGTTCGACCGCAAGGTCCTGGGCCTGCAGTCCATGGTCAAGATCCGGATCACGGACAAGAACCCGCCGAAGGGCCAGGAGCCCGAGGGCTGGGAGCCCGGCCAGGCGTGGTTGGCCGAGACCACCCTCGGTCGCGTGCTGTTCAACGAGGTCCTGCCGCCGGACTACCCGTTCATCAACGACGTCATGCCCAAGAAGCGGCAGGCGACGATCATCAACGACCTCGCCGAGCGGTACCCGATGGTCACCGTCGCCCGGACGCTGGACAAGCTGAAGGACGCCGGTTTCTACTGGGCCACCCGGTCGGGCGTCACGGTCGCGATCTCCGACGTGCTCGTGCCGGCTGCCAAGCAGGGCATCCTGGACGAGTACGAGAAGCTCGCGGACGCGGTCGAGAAGCGCTACCAGCGCGGTCAGCTCTCCCACACGGAGCGCAACAACGAGCTGGTCAAGGTGTGGACCAAGGCCACCGAAGAGGTCGCCGAGGTCATGGAGGCCAACTTCCCCGAGGACAACTCGATCCGCATGATCGTGATGTCGGGCGCGGCGGGCAACATGACCCAGGTCCGCTCGCTGGCGGGTATGCGCGGTCTGGTGACCAACCCGAAGGGCGAGTACATCCCGCGGCCGATCAAGAGCTCGTTCCGCGAGGGCTTGTCGGTGCTGGAGTACTTCATCGCCACGCACGGCGCCCGCAAGGGTCTGGCCGACACCGCGCTGCGCACCGCCGACTCGGGTTACCTGACCCGTCGTCTGGTGGACGTCTCGCAGGACGTCATCATCCGCGAGGTCGACTGCGGCACCACCCGCGGCGTGAACATGACGGTCGGCGAGCGGCTGGGCGACAAGGTCGTGCTGGCCGAGTTCGCGCAGACCAGCGTGTACGCGCGGACCATCGCCGAGGACATCACCGACGCCGGTGGCAACATCGTGCTCAACCGCGGTGACGACCTGGGCGACCCGGCGCTGGCCACCCTCGTCGAGGCGGGCGTGACCAGGGTCAAGGTCCGCTCGGTGCTGACCTGCGAGTCCGCGGTCGGCGTGTGCGCGTCCTGCTACGGCCGTTCGATGGCGACCGGCAAGCTGGTCGACGTCGGCGAGGCCGTCGGCATCGTCGCCGCGCAGTCCATCGGTGAGCCCGGCACGCAGCTGACCATGCGCACGTTCCACCAGGGTGGTGTGGCCGGTGACGACATCACCACCGGTCTGCCCCGTGTGCAGGAGCTGTTCGAGGCCCGCGTGCCGAAGGGCAAGGCGCCCATCGCGGACGTCGACGGCCGGGTGCGCATCGAGGACGGCGACCGGTTCTGGAAGATCACCCTCATCCCGGACGACGGGTCCGAGGAGATCCTCTTCGAGAAGCTGTCCAAGCGTCAGCGGCTCGCGAACACGGCCACCGGCCCGTTGCAGGACGGCGACCACGTGGGCGTCGGCCAGCAGCTGCTGGAGGGCACGCCCGACCCGCACGAGGTGCTGCGCGTGATGGGTCCGCGTGAGGCCCAGCTGCACCTCGTGGGTGAGGTCCAGAAGGTCTACCGGGCCCAGGGCGTGGCGATCCACGACAAGCACATCGAGGTCATCGTCCGGCAGATGCTGCGCCGGGTGACGATCATCGACTCGGGTGCGACCGAGTTCCTGCCGGGCTCGCTGGTCGAGCGCGCGGAGTTCGAGTCGGGCAACCGGGCCGTGGTGGCCGAGGGCGGCGAGCCCGCCGCCGGCCGTCCGGTGCTGATGGGCATCACGAAGGCGTCGCTGGCCACGGACTCGTGGTTGTCGGCGGCCTCCTTCCAGGAGACGACGAGGGTCCTGACCGACGCCGCCATCAACGGGCGTTCGGACAAGCTCATCGGCCTGAAGGAGAACGTGATCATCGGCAAGCTGATCCCGGCCGGCACCGGCATCAACCGGTACCGGAACATCCAGGTGCAGCCGACCGAGGAAGCGCGTGCGGCAGCGTACGCCATCCCGAGCTACGACGACGGCTACTACACGCCGGACGTCTTCGGCACGGGCACGGGCGCCGCGGTCCCGCTGGACGACTACGACTTCGGCCGCGACTACCGCTGACGCAGCCAGTCGACTGAAAGGCCCCCGGAGCCTCCCGCTCCGGGGGCCTTTCCCTGTTCCACGCAGACCACCCGGCCGTCCCGAAGAGGCGTCGGGCGGTGCCTTCGCGACCGGCGAGAGCCAGCGGGTCACGTGGACCGGCAGTACGCCGGCTGCCCACGCTCGACCGATATCCAGTGTGAAGTGATCCGCGCTCGTGGTGATCATCGCCGTGAGCACCGGCGGAGACGGCGACGCGCCGAAAGTCGCGTCCCCCGCTGATCCGGTCTCCGGCACCCGGGAACCAGGCGCTCGACCCGCCTTCCCCGGAGCGACGGCCAAGGACGCCGTGGCCCAGGCCGGTGAGACGGTGGACGCCGAAGGGCTGCGAATAACGACTACCGGCCTGGTCGACGGCGACGACACCCTGGGTCCGACGTTGTGCACGGCGGTGACCTACGACAACCAGTCCGGCCGACCCGCCCCCTTCAACGGCGGCTTCGACTGGAAGTCGCAGAGCCCGAACGGCGCGATCCTGTCGAACACGTTCACCGGGAGCGACAACCTCCTGCGGTCGGGCGAACTGGCTCCGGGCGGCAAGATGACCGCCGACGTGTGCTTCGACGCCGGGCAGGGGAAACCTCCTGGCCAGTACGTGGTGCTCCTCGACCCGACTTCCCGGTTCGGCTCGGACCGGATCGCGTGGGTGAACGCGCGGTAGCCGCGTCAGCGCCGCGGAGGTCCGACTCGTGACCCGGTCAGGTGGGGCGGCGGCGGGATTTGGCCAGGGAGCGGGCGCGGGCGACCAGGTCGTCGACCAGGTCCGCGTCGGCGACCGGGGGAGTGGCGTCCGCGCAGCACGGCGGCTTGGTGCGCTTCTCGGTGAGCTTCGGGCGGACGCCGGCCAGCTCGTACAGCGTCTCGTAGAGGTCGCGGCCGGGGTCGTCGTCGTGCGGGCCGACCAGCAGGACCCAGGCGGTGCGCGGGGACGGGAAGGCGACGACCACCCGGTCGGTCCCGCGCAGGTGCTTCACGCACAGGCGCGGCAGTGGTTCGGGGCCCGTGACGCGGTACCCGAGCGCCAGGCAGCCGCTGTGGGCCAGCTCGTCCAGGAACCTGTCGTAGGCGACCCTGGCCGCGCCGCGCAGGCCGGCGGACTGGCCGGCCGCGACCGGCGTTTCGACGACGGTGATCAGCGAACCACGCGTCCTTCGCCGCGGTGCAGCTGGGCCAGGCTGGTGGCGAGGTCGTCGCGGTCGAGCAGCGCCGCGTCGCTCAACCGCCGGTGCACCTCGTCCAGCAGCGCGCGGCTCTTGCCCGCCCGCCTCAGGTCCGACACGACGTGCAGCACCTGGTGCAGCCGCACGGCGTCCAACAACATCCGGGGCTCCTGGCTGTGGATGGCGAGCACGCCCTCGCGCGCCCACGCCTTGACCGTCTTCTCGGTCAGCTCCAGCAGCTCGCCCGCCACGACCGGCCGCACCGGCGGCGCCTTGCGCAGAGCCTTCGCCACCACGCCGTGCAGCTTGCGCCGCCGCTCGTCGTCCTCCGACAAGCTCGACGCGACCTCTTCGATCTCCTCGATCTGGTCGAACAGGTCGCGGATCTGCGCGGCCTCGGTGGCGACGGACATGACGGGCCTCCCCGGGTCACTACCGATTATCGCCCAGTTTCCCGGTAGTGACAACGGTGGCCCCGCACCACCGGCGCGGGGCCACCACCACGAAGATCAGGACGAGAAGAACAGCCCGCCCAGGCCGCGGTGCTTCCGGTGCCCGTAGTGGCCGCCGTAACCCGGCGCGGCGCCCCAGCCCGGCTGCACCGGCTGCTGCACGTAGTGGACCTGGGGCTGCGGCGCGACGGGCGGCGGCGGCGGCGGGGGAGCCATCTGCTGCTCGAGCCGGGTGATGGCCTCCAGCTCGCCGTAGTCGAGGAAGACCCCGCGGCAGCCATCACACTGCTCGATGTGCACGCCCATGCGGTCGAAGGTGCGCATGTTCGCATGACACTTGGGACACTGCATCGTGTGAGCCTCCTGCTCTTGACGCGATGATCCCGATATTAGCCGCGCCGAATGGGTTCGTGTGCCGACACGATCCGGGCGCAGGTCTCGATCAGCGCTTCCTGGGCGTCGTTCAACTCCGTTCCGTCGCGCTGCGCAGCGGAGAGGGCACGGGCCGCCATCTGCACGACCAGGGCGCGCGCGGGCGGCTCCAGCACCGACCACGGGTCGTCGCGCGGCACGCCGGTGCCGCCCGCGTCGAGGTACGACCCGAGCAGCCGTCCCCACGCCTCGGCGTCGAGCACGCCCGCCGCGTGCAGCGCGGCCGGCCGGGCCAGGTCCCACGCCGGGTCGCCGACGCCGAGGTCGTCCACGTCGATCAACCGGTAGCCGTCCCGCCACACCAGCTGGCCGAGGTGCCAGTCGCCGTGGATGAGCGTGACGCCGCCGTCGTCGAACGCCGGCAACGTCGCGAACGCCCGCCGCACCAGGTCGGCCGCGGGCGTGTCGAGCGTCAGGTCGCGCACCGCCCGTTCCATCCGGGGCCGGGCGCCGGCCAGGGGCACGGGCGGCGCGAAGTCGGCGGCGGTGAACCGGTGCAGCGCGGCCAGCATCCGCCCGGCCGCCTCCATGGGCAGGTCCTCGGGCTCGCCCTGCGGCACCGGGGTGCCCATCGGCCAGGCCGTGACGACCCGTCCGAGCACCACGGCGGGCGCCGACCGGGGCGCGAGCAGGAGCTCGCCCACGCGGGGGTCGGCGGCCAGCCGGAGCCGCGCGGTGAGCACGTCCAGGTCCGTGCCCGGCTCGTGCGCCTTGAGCAC
It contains:
- a CDS encoding zf-TFIIB domain-containing protein, with protein sequence MQCPKCHANMRTFDRMGVHIEQCDGCRGVFLDYGELEAITRLEQQMAPPPPPPPVAPQPQVHYVQQPVQPGWGAAPGYGGHYGHRKHRGLGGLFFSS
- a CDS encoding DUF4352 domain-containing protein; translation: MSTGGDGDAPKVASPADPVSGTREPGARPAFPGATAKDAVAQAGETVDAEGLRITTTGLVDGDDTLGPTLCTAVTYDNQSGRPAPFNGGFDWKSQSPNGAILSNTFTGSDNLLRSGELAPGGKMTADVCFDAGQGKPPGQYVVLLDPTSRFGSDRIAWVNAR
- a CDS encoding DNA-directed RNA polymerase subunit beta', whose amino-acid sequence is MLDVNFFDELRIGLATADDIRQWSFGEVKKPETINYRTLKPEKDGLFCEKIFGPTRDWECYCGKYKRVRFKGIICERCGVEVTRAKVRRERMGHIELAAPVTHIWYFKGVPSRLGYLLDLAPKDLEKIIYFAAYVIVGVNTELRHNDLPTLENEMQVERKRVENRRDADVEARAQKLEADLAELEAEGAKSDVRRKVKEGGEREMRQLRDRAQRELDRLDEIWSTFTKLERAQLIADELLYRELYDRYGDYFTGAMGAEAIQRLLGDYDVDAEADVLRETIRSGKGQKKLRALKRLKVVAAFQATRNNPQGMVLDCVPVIPPDLRPMVQLDGGRFATSDLNDLYRRVINRNNRLKRLIDLGAPEIIVNNEKRMLQEAVDALFDNGRRGRPVTGPGNRPLKSLSDLLKGKQGRFRQNLLGKRVDYSGRSVIVVGPQLKLHQCGLPKQMALELFKPFVMKRLVDLNHAQNIKSAKRMVERARPAVWDVLEEVITEHPVLLNRAPTLHRLGIQAFEPQLVEGKAIQLHPLVCEAFNADFDGDQMAVHLPLSAEAQAEARVLMLSSNNILSPASGKPLAMPRLDMVTGLYHLTRHKKDDLGEGQAYSSPAEALMAFDRKVLGLQSMVKIRITDKNPPKGQEPEGWEPGQAWLAETTLGRVLFNEVLPPDYPFINDVMPKKRQATIINDLAERYPMVTVARTLDKLKDAGFYWATRSGVTVAISDVLVPAAKQGILDEYEKLADAVEKRYQRGQLSHTERNNELVKVWTKATEEVAEVMEANFPEDNSIRMIVMSGAAGNMTQVRSLAGMRGLVTNPKGEYIPRPIKSSFREGLSVLEYFIATHGARKGLADTALRTADSGYLTRRLVDVSQDVIIREVDCGTTRGVNMTVGERLGDKVVLAEFAQTSVYARTIAEDITDAGGNIVLNRGDDLGDPALATLVEAGVTRVKVRSVLTCESAVGVCASCYGRSMATGKLVDVGEAVGIVAAQSIGEPGTQLTMRTFHQGGVAGDDITTGLPRVQELFEARVPKGKAPIADVDGRVRIEDGDRFWKITLIPDDGSEEILFEKLSKRQRLANTATGPLQDGDHVGVGQQLLEGTPDPHEVLRVMGPREAQLHLVGEVQKVYRAQGVAIHDKHIEVIVRQMLRRVTIIDSGATEFLPGSLVERAEFESGNRAVVAEGGEPAAGRPVLMGITKASLATDSWLSAASFQETTRVLTDAAINGRSDKLIGLKENVIIGKLIPAGTGINRYRNIQVQPTEEARAAAYAIPSYDDGYYTPDVFGTGTGAAVPLDDYDFGRDYR
- a CDS encoding phosphotransferase, translating into MNSDLIAGMAALVAADASPEVLAVRGDVVVVRVSDVVLKAHEPGTDLDVLTARLRLAADPRVGELLLAPRSAPAVVLGRVVTAWPMGTPVPQGEPEDLPMEAAGRMLAALHRFTAADFAPPVPLAGARPRMERAVRDLTLDTPAADLVRRAFATLPAFDDGGVTLIHGDWHLGQLVWRDGYRLIDVDDLGVGDPAWDLARPAALHAAGVLDAEAWGRLLGSYLDAGGTGVPRDDPWSVLEPPARALVVQMAARALSAAQRDGTELNDAQEALIETCARIVSAHEPIRRG